A genomic stretch from Candidatus Hydrogenisulfobacillus filiaventi includes:
- a CDS encoding membrane protein of unknown function (Evidence 5 : Unknown function), which produces MTVALWALLAAAETGWESERALVDRPWRERAGFVLLAAVLVAGLWVRPEVLAGRLWALAAGTVLLAGAWRRMQGEAGPAVDGLDVGLSLTALLLAAGDSAAVAAGALAGFALRIALGRPQGAPQARVERAWAVATWGGLGLAAAVHALLGAPAPTHPSPAWAIPGLIVWDWRQAAARATSSRAPTGPPPPVP; this is translated from the coding sequence ATGACCGTGGCCCTATGGGCCCTGCTGGCGGCGGCCGAGACCGGTTGGGAAAGCGAGCGGGCCCTGGTCGACCGCCCCTGGCGGGAGCGGGCGGGTTTCGTGCTCCTGGCAGCAGTGCTGGTGGCGGGCCTGTGGGTCCGGCCCGAGGTGCTGGCGGGGCGGCTGTGGGCGCTGGCCGCCGGCACGGTGCTGCTGGCCGGGGCGTGGCGGCGCATGCAGGGGGAGGCCGGGCCCGCGGTCGATGGTCTCGATGTGGGGCTCTCGCTCACCGCTCTGCTGCTGGCGGCCGGCGACAGCGCGGCGGTGGCGGCCGGCGCCCTGGCCGGCTTCGCCCTGCGCATCGCCTTAGGGCGCCCGCAGGGCGCGCCTCAGGCCCGGGTGGAGCGCGCCTGGGCGGTGGCCACCTGGGGAGGGTTGGGGCTGGCGGCGGCGGTACACGCCCTGCTGGGCGCCCCCGCCCCCACTCACCCCAGCCCGGCCTGGGCCATTCCCGGCCTTATCGTCTGGGACTGGCGGCAGGCCGCCGCTCGCGCCACCAGCTCCAGAGCGCCCACAGGCCCGCCGCCGCCAGTCCCATGA
- a CDS encoding Cold-shock DEAD-box protein A, producing the protein MANETDRIGQNGLEVGNGEEHKSGTTFREMGISAPVLRALEEMGFEEPSPIQLASIPLIRAGRDLIGQAQTGTGKTAAFGIPIVEGLDHRSHKVQALVLTPTRELAIQVAEEITRIGRYAGVKVVPIYGGQSYDRQIRALEHGSQVAIGTPGRVLDHIRRGTLNLSAVKVLVLDEADEMLDMGFIEDVEEILNNVPAERQTLLFSATVPDPVARLARRYLNNPEHINISPERVTVPQIDQIYYEVREHEKVDALSRILDMEGAERTIIFCRTKKRVDELTEALQARGYGAEALHGDLNQVQRNRVMKRFREGGSEILVATDVAARGLDIENVTHVINYDLPQDSETYVHRIGRTGRAGRSGTAISLIHPREFRQLRQMERILRIRLQRRPLPTPEDVAEKQREILKNRLAEEVERGVLPEYQELVMELAQSYDSVDIAAAALRLMNEKGREAEAENPYGDTGAEPGMVRLFLNMGRADRVTPSDIVRGLAEGSGISGSVIGLIDIYDRFTFVEMPKAAAQKVLASLESIAIRGRSVNMEPARPRS; encoded by the coding sequence TTGGCGAACGAGACAGATCGGATCGGACAGAACGGGCTCGAGGTCGGAAACGGGGAGGAGCACAAGAGCGGGACCACCTTCCGGGAGATGGGCATCTCCGCCCCGGTGCTGCGGGCGCTGGAGGAGATGGGCTTTGAGGAGCCCTCCCCCATTCAGCTGGCGTCCATTCCTCTCATCCGCGCGGGGCGCGACCTCATCGGGCAGGCCCAGACCGGTACCGGCAAGACCGCGGCCTTCGGTATCCCCATCGTGGAGGGGCTTGACCACCGCTCCCACAAGGTGCAGGCGCTGGTGCTCACCCCCACCCGGGAACTGGCCATCCAGGTGGCGGAGGAGATCACCCGGATTGGACGTTATGCCGGGGTGAAGGTGGTGCCCATTTACGGCGGGCAGTCGTACGACCGTCAGATCCGGGCCCTGGAGCACGGATCCCAGGTCGCGATCGGCACCCCGGGGCGGGTCCTGGACCACATCCGCCGCGGGACCCTGAACCTGTCGGCGGTAAAGGTGCTGGTGCTGGACGAGGCCGACGAGATGCTGGATATGGGCTTCATCGAGGATGTGGAGGAGATCCTCAACAACGTCCCCGCTGAGCGCCAGACCCTGCTTTTCTCGGCCACGGTGCCGGACCCGGTGGCCCGGCTGGCGCGGCGCTACCTGAACAATCCGGAGCACATCAACATCAGCCCCGAACGGGTGACGGTCCCCCAGATCGATCAGATCTACTACGAGGTGCGCGAGCACGAGAAGGTGGACGCCTTAAGCCGCATCCTGGACATGGAGGGCGCGGAACGGACCATCATCTTCTGCCGTACCAAGAAGCGGGTGGACGAGCTGACCGAGGCCCTGCAGGCCCGCGGTTACGGGGCCGAGGCCCTGCACGGTGACCTCAACCAGGTGCAGCGCAACCGCGTGATGAAGCGGTTCCGGGAGGGTGGCAGCGAGATCCTGGTTGCCACCGACGTGGCGGCCCGGGGTCTGGACATCGAGAACGTGACCCACGTCATCAACTATGACCTCCCTCAGGACTCCGAGACCTACGTCCACCGCATCGGGCGTACGGGACGGGCCGGGCGGAGCGGAACCGCCATTTCCCTCATCCATCCCCGGGAGTTCCGGCAGCTGCGGCAGATGGAACGCATCCTGCGCATCCGCCTGCAGCGACGGCCGTTACCCACGCCCGAGGATGTGGCCGAAAAGCAGCGCGAGATCCTGAAGAACCGCCTGGCGGAGGAAGTGGAGCGGGGGGTGCTGCCGGAATACCAGGAACTGGTGATGGAGCTGGCCCAGTCCTACGATTCCGTCGACATCGCCGCCGCCGCCCTGCGCCTGATGAACGAGAAGGGCCGCGAGGCGGAAGCCGAGAACCCGTACGGCGACACCGGGGCCGAGCCCGGCATGGTGCGACTGTTCCTCAACATGGGGCGGGCCGACCGGGTAACCCCCTCCGATATCGTGCGCGGGCTGGCGGAAGGGTCCGGCATCTCCGGCAGTGTGATCGGGCTCATTGACATCTACGACCGCTTTACGTTTGTGGAGATGCCCAAGGCGGCCGCCCAGAAGGTGCTGGCCTCGCTGGAGTCCATCGCCATCCGCGGGCGGTCCGTCAACATGGAACCGGCGCGTCCGCGCAGCTAA
- the recA gene encoding multifunctional SOS repair factor (Evidence 2a : Function from experimental evidences in other organisms; PubMedId : 11555642, 16024744, 16061691, 16267290, 17229847, 22720735, 25939832, 26001966, 26930481, 28344191, 30745368, 30806035; Product type f : factor) yields the protein MAMDREKALDLALAQIEKQFGKGSIMRMGEASQRMHVEVIPTGCLTLDLATGVGGLPRGRVIEIYGQESSGKTTVALHVIAQAQKMGGVAAFIDAEHALDPQYARRVGVNIDELLISQPDTGEQALEIAEALVRSGAVDVVVIDSVAALVPRAEIEGEMGDAHVGLQARLMSQALRKLTGVISKSHSIAIFINQIREKVGVMFGNPETTPGGRALKFYASMRLEVRRVDSLKAGNEVVGNRTRVKVVKNKVAPPFKQAEFDVLYGEGISREGAILDLAVDLNLVQKSGAWYAYGDLRLGQGRENTREYLKENPELAEELEERIRSRYFGTAPAADGHALPEAD from the coding sequence ATGGCGATGGACCGGGAGAAGGCCCTCGACCTGGCGTTGGCCCAAATCGAAAAGCAGTTCGGCAAGGGGTCCATCATGCGCATGGGGGAGGCGTCCCAGCGCATGCATGTGGAGGTGATCCCCACCGGCTGCCTGACCCTGGACCTGGCGACCGGGGTTGGCGGCCTGCCCCGCGGCCGGGTGATCGAAATCTACGGGCAGGAATCCTCCGGCAAGACGACGGTGGCCCTGCACGTCATCGCCCAGGCGCAGAAGATGGGCGGCGTAGCGGCCTTCATCGATGCCGAGCACGCGCTGGATCCCCAGTACGCCCGCCGGGTGGGGGTGAACATCGATGAGCTGCTCATCTCCCAGCCCGACACCGGCGAGCAGGCGCTGGAGATCGCCGAGGCGCTGGTCCGCAGCGGCGCAGTGGACGTAGTGGTCATCGACTCGGTGGCGGCGCTGGTGCCGCGGGCCGAGATCGAGGGCGAGATGGGGGACGCGCACGTCGGGCTGCAGGCCCGCCTGATGTCCCAGGCCCTGCGCAAGCTCACCGGAGTCATCAGCAAGTCCCACAGCATTGCCATCTTCATTAACCAGATCCGGGAGAAGGTGGGGGTGATGTTCGGCAATCCCGAAACCACCCCCGGCGGACGGGCCCTCAAGTTCTACGCCTCGATGCGCCTGGAGGTGCGGCGGGTGGACAGCCTTAAGGCCGGTAACGAGGTGGTCGGCAACCGCACCCGGGTCAAGGTGGTGAAGAACAAGGTGGCCCCGCCCTTCAAACAGGCGGAGTTCGATGTGCTGTACGGGGAGGGCATTTCCCGCGAAGGGGCCATCCTGGACCTGGCGGTGGACCTCAACCTGGTGCAGAAGAGCGGGGCATGGTATGCCTATGGCGACCTGCGCCTGGGACAGGGCCGGGAGAACACCCGCGAGTATCTGAAGGAAAACCCGGAACTGGCCGAGGAGCTGGAGGAGCGGATCCGGTCCCGCTACTTCGGCACTGCGCCGGCGGCGGACGGACATGCGCTCCCGGAGGCCGACTGA
- a CDS encoding putative Uncharacterized membrane protein YngC (Evidence 3 : Putative function from multiple computational evidences): MHTLSALTTAILGLGLWGVFWGMFLESAYIPLPSEIILPYAGYLVSSGRAGFWTATLAALAGGMLGATAAYLVARAGGKPLLERYGRYLHLSAREVARAEAWFRRYGDGAVFFGRLLPAVRTYISLPAGLAAMPLGRFLLFSLAGALPWTLLFVWLGRQLGQHWQAVGGAGRTFALMGLAAAGLWALWSWWRERRPAASPRR, translated from the coding sequence GTGCACACCTTGTCAGCGCTGACCACGGCTATCCTGGGCCTGGGCTTGTGGGGCGTGTTCTGGGGCATGTTCCTGGAAAGCGCCTACATCCCCCTGCCCTCCGAGATCATCCTGCCCTACGCCGGCTACCTGGTCAGCAGCGGCCGGGCCGGGTTCTGGACCGCCACCCTGGCCGCCTTGGCGGGGGGCATGCTGGGGGCCACCGCCGCCTACCTGGTGGCCCGCGCCGGCGGCAAGCCCCTGCTGGAGCGCTACGGCCGCTACCTTCACCTGTCGGCGCGGGAGGTGGCCCGGGCGGAGGCCTGGTTCCGCCGCTACGGGGACGGCGCGGTGTTCTTCGGTCGTCTGCTGCCGGCCGTCCGCACCTATATCTCCCTGCCGGCCGGCCTGGCCGCCATGCCTCTGGGCCGCTTCCTGCTCTTCTCCCTGGCCGGGGCCCTGCCCTGGACGCTGCTGTTCGTCTGGCTCGGGCGGCAGCTGGGCCAGCACTGGCAGGCGGTAGGCGGGGCCGGCCGTACCTTCGCCCTCATGGGACTGGCGGCGGCGGGCCTGTGGGCGCTCTGGAGCTGGTGGCGCGAGCGGCGGCCTGCCGCCAGTCCCAGACGATAA
- the recX gene encoding Regulatory protein RecX translates to MRSRRPTDPRVAALRWLAGRDLSAAEVRLRLLRRGVEPDAAAAVVADLEAEGLLDDRRVCRAAVEQAVRWGRYGPGALRRYLLARGIDRELADETLATVGESDWRAVAEGMRRRYDMEDPRERARCARQLQRQGFPAALVAALVTDPGPGPARPQDSDGEPEKG, encoded by the coding sequence ATGCGCTCCCGGAGGCCGACTGACCCGCGGGTAGCGGCCCTGCGCTGGCTGGCAGGCCGGGACCTTTCGGCCGCGGAGGTGCGGCTGCGCCTGCTGCGGCGGGGGGTGGAACCGGACGCGGCGGCGGCGGTGGTGGCCGACCTGGAGGCCGAAGGGCTGCTGGATGACCGCCGCGTGTGCCGGGCGGCGGTGGAACAGGCGGTGCGGTGGGGGCGCTACGGTCCGGGCGCGCTCCGCCGCTACCTGTTGGCGCGGGGCATCGACCGGGAGCTGGCGGATGAGACCCTGGCCACGGTGGGGGAAAGCGACTGGCGGGCCGTTGCCGAAGGCATGCGGCGGCGCTACGATATGGAGGATCCGCGGGAGCGCGCGCGCTGTGCCCGTCAGCTCCAGCGCCAGGGATTCCCGGCGGCTCTGGTGGCCGCCCTTGTGACGGATCCGGGCCCGGGCCCCGCACGGCCGCAGGACAGCGACGGTGAGCCGGAGAAGGGGTGA
- a CDS encoding putative Membrane dipeptidase (Evidence 3 : Putative function from multiple computational evidences; Product type e : enzyme), whose translation MGARMTIVDTHADSLGAVLAGRRRLFDPAAEGQWDFVRATQSGQRLQFLSCWVEPEYVPDRALARLLAYIEAFWREVEAAPGLVRPVRAAEDLAGVVAGAPLGVALAVEGGDALGTDPGRVSLLYRLGVRMLSLTWNGRNQLADGAEEPGAGGLSRAGRRMVEAMNRVGMIPDVSHLAERGFWELLEIAALPPVASHSNCRALADHPRNLSDVQIRALAERGGVQGITYVRAFLGGTADLERVVDHVLHVLDVTGTDSSVGLGSDFDGVEEAVPGLEDVSRVGALAERLSGRGLSEATVARVMGGNWLRYLEQVWGGTPALHYRL comes from the coding sequence ATGGGAGCACGCATGACCATCGTCGACACCCACGCCGACAGCCTGGGAGCCGTGCTGGCCGGCCGTCGGCGGCTGTTCGATCCCGCCGCGGAAGGACAGTGGGATTTCGTGCGCGCGACCCAGAGCGGGCAGCGCCTGCAGTTCCTCTCCTGCTGGGTGGAGCCGGAGTACGTGCCCGACCGGGCGCTGGCCCGGCTTCTTGCTTACATCGAGGCCTTCTGGCGGGAGGTGGAGGCGGCCCCGGGACTGGTGCGGCCGGTGCGCGCTGCCGAGGACCTGGCCGGGGTGGTGGCGGGTGCCCCCCTGGGGGTAGCCCTGGCGGTGGAGGGGGGGGATGCCCTGGGCACCGACCCCGGGCGGGTAAGCCTGTTGTACCGGCTGGGGGTGCGGATGTTGAGCCTCACCTGGAACGGACGCAACCAGCTGGCGGACGGGGCGGAGGAGCCGGGGGCTGGAGGCCTCAGCCGCGCCGGCCGGCGCATGGTGGAGGCCATGAACCGGGTGGGCATGATCCCCGATGTCTCCCATCTGGCGGAGCGCGGCTTCTGGGAGCTGCTGGAGATTGCGGCCCTGCCGCCGGTGGCCTCACACTCGAACTGCCGGGCCCTGGCCGACCATCCCCGCAACCTTTCGGATGTGCAGATCCGGGCCCTGGCAGAACGGGGCGGGGTGCAGGGCATTACCTATGTGCGGGCCTTCCTGGGCGGCACTGCGGACCTGGAGCGGGTGGTGGATCATGTACTGCACGTGCTGGATGTCACCGGCACCGACAGCAGCGTGGGCCTGGGGTCCGATTTCGACGGGGTGGAGGAGGCGGTCCCGGGTCTGGAGGACGTCAGCCGCGTGGGCGCCCTCGCCGAGCGCCTGAGCGGCCGCGGCCTCAGTGAGGCCACGGTCGCCCGCGTGATGGGGGGAAACTGGCTCCGGTACCTGGAACAGGTGTGGGGCGGCACCCCCGCCCTCCATTACCGGCTATGA
- a CDS encoding Glycoside hydrolase produces MHRHDWGRRYPTLGAGLVTLAAVLTLMGLLATRPPHQHRIAAYRSRAASRLSRRFQVIGFLVPDQPGALASFQAHAGQLNVVSPLWYQVAPDGSVRVSGFDPAVLATARAHGVAVVPLVTNLGDGMLHSFTTRWRAANTLAALAAREGYAGFNLDFELLPASDRSQLSRFVADVNYALKAQGRMLMVSVFPLQGVPFAISAPDDYAALARSARYLVMMAYDHHYSGGPPGPVAPYSWVASNVATALKVIPADHLILGVGLYGYDWVDNGKAGPAATLSDHGARALAAAHGVRPVVVDGDQETFRYSAGGVPHVVFFMGNRSAAARLALARRTRLAGIALWELGDEEMGFWHMLARNGG; encoded by the coding sequence ATGCACAGGCACGACTGGGGCCGGCGGTACCCCACACTGGGCGCCGGCCTCGTCACGTTGGCGGCGGTGCTGACCTTGATGGGTCTGCTGGCCACCCGCCCGCCGCACCAGCACCGGATCGCGGCCTACCGTTCGCGCGCTGCCTCCCGGCTCAGCCGGCGGTTTCAGGTCATCGGCTTCTTGGTCCCCGATCAGCCGGGGGCCCTGGCTTCCTTCCAGGCCCATGCCGGGCAGCTGAACGTGGTCAGCCCCCTCTGGTACCAGGTAGCGCCGGACGGCTCGGTGCGCGTCAGCGGGTTCGATCCGGCCGTACTGGCCACCGCCCGGGCCCATGGGGTGGCGGTGGTACCGCTGGTCACCAACCTGGGCGATGGCATGCTGCATTCCTTCACCACCCGCTGGCGGGCGGCCAACACCCTGGCCGCGCTGGCGGCGCGGGAAGGCTACGCCGGCTTCAACCTGGACTTCGAGCTGCTGCCGGCCTCCGATCGGTCCCAGCTCAGCCGGTTTGTGGCCGACGTCAACTATGCCCTGAAGGCCCAGGGACGGATGCTGATGGTGTCGGTCTTCCCCCTGCAGGGGGTCCCGTTCGCCATCAGCGCGCCTGACGACTACGCCGCGCTCGCGCGCAGTGCCCGCTACCTGGTGATGATGGCCTATGACCATCACTACAGCGGCGGCCCCCCGGGACCGGTCGCCCCCTACAGCTGGGTCGCCTCCAATGTGGCTACCGCCCTCAAGGTCATCCCGGCCGACCACCTCATCCTGGGCGTCGGCCTATACGGCTATGACTGGGTGGACAACGGTAAGGCCGGACCGGCCGCCACCTTGTCCGACCACGGGGCGCGCGCCCTGGCGGCAGCCCACGGGGTGCGGCCGGTGGTGGTGGATGGGGACCAGGAGACCTTCCGTTACAGCGCAGGCGGGGTCCCGCATGTGGTCTTTTTCATGGGCAACCGCTCCGCTGCCGCCCGTCTGGCTCTGGCCCGCCGTACCCGCCTGGCCGGCATCGCCCTCTGGGAACTGGGGGACGAGGAGATGGGCTTCTGGCATATGCTAGCCCGGAACGGGGGCTAG
- the pdeB gene encoding 2'3' and 3'5' cyclic nucleotide monophosphates phosphodiesterase involved in biofilm formation (Evidence 2a : Function from experimental evidences in other organisms; PubMedId : 19376879, 21856853, 24163345, 26904951, 26906740; Product type e : enzyme), translating to MRLLMVGDVVGRVGRRMLAAELTRLRASAAPDLVVVNGENAAGGNGITHEILDEILAQGVQVVTSGNHIFDKREVLTFLDEVPQLLRPLNLPPGTPGHGYVVTAAGGVPAAVINLAGRAFMPVQYDDPFRAVDAVLASLPEEVRVVVVDFHAETTSEKVAMGWYLDGRVSVVAGTHTHVQTADARILPGGTAYLTDLGMTGPAFSVIGVRTELVLQKLTTQLPVRFETAGGPGVFSGLLVDINPADGRAYHIERLLRWEEAAGGDQEGHGWEHA from the coding sequence ATGCGGCTCTTGATGGTGGGGGACGTGGTCGGGCGGGTCGGCCGGCGCATGCTGGCCGCTGAACTGACCCGCCTGCGCGCCAGCGCGGCCCCCGACTTGGTGGTGGTCAACGGGGAGAACGCCGCCGGGGGTAATGGCATCACCCATGAGATCCTGGATGAGATCCTGGCCCAGGGGGTCCAGGTGGTCACCTCGGGGAACCACATCTTTGACAAGCGGGAGGTCCTCACCTTCCTGGATGAGGTCCCTCAGCTGCTGCGCCCCCTCAACCTGCCGCCGGGGACGCCCGGCCACGGTTATGTGGTGACGGCCGCCGGGGGAGTGCCGGCCGCGGTGATCAACCTGGCCGGCAGGGCCTTCATGCCTGTGCAGTACGACGACCCCTTCCGGGCGGTGGACGCGGTCCTGGCCTCCCTGCCGGAGGAGGTGCGGGTGGTGGTGGTGGACTTTCATGCCGAGACCACCTCCGAGAAGGTGGCCATGGGCTGGTACCTGGATGGTCGGGTGTCGGTGGTGGCGGGCACCCATACCCATGTGCAGACGGCCGACGCCCGTATCCTGCCCGGCGGCACCGCCTACTTGACCGACCTCGGCATGACGGGGCCGGCCTTTTCCGTGATCGGGGTGCGCACCGAGCTGGTGCTGCAGAAGCTGACCACCCAGCTGCCGGTCCGGTTCGAAACCGCTGGGGGCCCGGGGGTCTTCTCCGGGCTGCTGGTGGATATCAACCCGGCCGACGGGCGGGCGTATCATATCGAGCGCCTGTTGCGGTGGGAGGAGGCGGCGGGAGGGGATCAGGAGGGGCACGGATGGGAGCACGCATGA
- the pepA gene encoding putative cytosol aminopeptidase (Evidence 3 : Putative function from multiple computational evidences): MVEHSAELTVSEVYGSPLKQPADVLVLPLYEGEGLEGWAAEVDGHLNGALSEALSREEASAAPERVWIAPAAGRLTARRVCTLGLGKRAAVSAQGLRRAMGRLIQEAERVRAQNLVIAVPDTGLGWELVGEAVAEGLHLGAWRFPGYHQAPKPRTLPAVNLCLEAEEPLFSRGLARGTAVARAQNLARALGAMPSNYLYPERLAEEAREAAAQAGLEAEVLDEVRLRELGMGAILGVGQGSAYPPRMVILRYRGGQGGKTLALVGKGITFDSGGISIKPSQGMEEMKYDMLGAAAVLGAMVALAADRPPIDVIGIMAIAQNIPSGTSYKPGDVLTAFNGKTIEILNTDAEGRVVLADAVSYAVHLGADWIVEASTLTGAALIVLGHEATPMVATDDHLADVVLAAGERAGERIWRLPAYPEYRELYKSAIADLKNAPGRDAGTITGGLIVAEFAGNVPFVHLDIAGTAWTKEGPLNAEAGPTGVGVRTFVETARLLAE, translated from the coding sequence ATGGTGGAACATAGCGCAGAGTTGACCGTCAGCGAGGTGTACGGATCGCCCTTGAAGCAACCGGCCGATGTGCTGGTCCTGCCCCTGTACGAAGGGGAGGGGCTGGAGGGCTGGGCAGCGGAGGTGGATGGGCACCTGAACGGCGCCCTTTCCGAGGCCCTCTCCCGGGAGGAGGCCTCGGCTGCCCCCGAACGGGTGTGGATCGCTCCCGCGGCCGGGCGGCTGACCGCCCGCCGCGTCTGCACGCTCGGTCTGGGCAAGCGGGCCGCGGTCAGTGCCCAGGGCCTGCGGCGGGCCATGGGCCGGTTGATTCAGGAGGCGGAACGCGTCCGCGCGCAGAATCTGGTGATAGCCGTGCCGGACACCGGCCTCGGCTGGGAGCTGGTCGGGGAGGCGGTGGCCGAGGGCCTGCACCTGGGGGCCTGGCGCTTTCCCGGCTATCACCAGGCGCCGAAACCGCGCACCCTGCCGGCGGTGAACCTCTGTCTGGAAGCGGAGGAGCCGCTGTTCAGCCGGGGCTTGGCCCGCGGCACGGCAGTGGCGCGGGCCCAGAACCTGGCCCGGGCGCTGGGGGCCATGCCCTCCAACTACCTGTACCCGGAACGTCTGGCGGAGGAGGCCCGCGAGGCGGCCGCCCAGGCGGGGCTGGAGGCGGAGGTCCTGGACGAGGTCCGCCTGCGGGAGCTGGGGATGGGCGCCATCCTGGGGGTGGGCCAGGGCAGCGCCTACCCGCCCCGGATGGTCATCCTGCGCTACCGGGGCGGCCAGGGGGGAAAGACCCTGGCGCTGGTCGGCAAGGGCATCACCTTCGACTCCGGCGGCATCTCCATCAAGCCCAGCCAGGGCATGGAGGAAATGAAGTACGACATGCTGGGGGCGGCGGCGGTGCTGGGGGCGATGGTGGCCCTGGCAGCCGACCGTCCGCCCATCGACGTGATCGGCATCATGGCCATCGCCCAGAATATCCCTTCCGGCACCTCCTACAAGCCGGGCGACGTATTGACCGCCTTCAACGGCAAGACCATCGAGATCCTTAACACCGACGCCGAAGGGCGGGTGGTGCTAGCGGATGCGGTCTCCTATGCCGTGCATCTGGGCGCGGACTGGATTGTGGAGGCCTCCACCCTCACCGGCGCGGCCCTGATTGTCCTCGGGCACGAGGCCACCCCCATGGTGGCCACCGACGACCACCTGGCGGACGTGGTGCTGGCGGCCGGGGAACGGGCCGGGGAGCGCATCTGGCGGCTGCCGGCCTATCCGGAATACCGGGAGCTCTACAAGTCGGCCATCGCCGATCTCAAGAACGCCCCCGGGCGGGACGCCGGTACCATCACCGGCGGGCTCATCGTCGCCGAGTTCGCCGGCAACGTGCCCTTTGTGCATCTCGACATCGCCGGGACGGCCTGGACTAAGGAAGGGCCCCTCAACGCCGAGGCCGGTCCCACCGGGGTCGGGGTGCGCACTTTCGTGGAGACGGCACGTCTGCTGGCGGAATAG
- a CDS encoding putative Transcription repressor NadR (Evidence 3 : Putative function from multiple computational evidences) — MDGAQRRQAIVAALRAEGSLTGRELADRFQVSRQVIVQDIALLRAEGAPLLSTPRGYAWWEPPKGVIRAVLPVVHGPEPETVRRELSALVDAGVTVVDVVVQHPLYGDLSGVLNLRTPADVDLFMARLAEGRATLLSSLTGGLHLHTVEGSPQAIAAARTALDRLGILLRETEIRRP; from the coding sequence GTGGATGGCGCACAACGCCGGCAGGCCATCGTAGCGGCGCTCCGGGCGGAGGGCAGCCTCACCGGCCGTGAACTGGCCGACCGTTTCCAGGTCTCCCGGCAGGTGATCGTACAGGACATCGCCCTTTTGCGCGCGGAAGGCGCTCCGCTGCTGTCCACCCCCCGCGGCTACGCCTGGTGGGAGCCCCCTAAGGGGGTGATCCGTGCGGTGCTGCCGGTGGTGCACGGCCCGGAGCCGGAGACGGTGCGCCGGGAACTGAGCGCCCTGGTGGACGCCGGGGTCACGGTAGTGGATGTCGTGGTCCAGCACCCCCTCTACGGCGACCTGTCCGGGGTGCTCAACCTGCGTACCCCTGCGGATGTCGACCTGTTCATGGCCCGGCTGGCTGAAGGCCGGGCCACCCTCCTCTCCTCCCTGACCGGCGGCTTGCATCTGCACACCGTGGAAGGGAGTCCCCAGGCCATCGCTGCCGCCCGTACGGCCCTTGACCGCCTGGGCATCCTGCTGCGCGAAACCGAGATCCGCCGGCCCTAG
- a CDS encoding conserved protein of unknown function (Evidence 4 : Unknown function but conserved in other organisms) yields MQGMTSGWGTSLRGLGALIALIVRYPEVSTVQYDPGEAALTVSFLIRGPLEGWEELESGLREMLEAYRALMGDPARRIEFQVTPFEGISVVSLIRDTGTLSVEEIGMAIEVLHDRYDTALLADPHDLMEEELVLQEETIQAGLEALRMGTERNLIALREEGRVVVFNT; encoded by the coding sequence ATGCAGGGAATGACATCCGGCTGGGGCACCAGCCTGCGCGGGTTGGGGGCGTTGATCGCGCTCATCGTGCGGTATCCGGAGGTCAGCACCGTGCAATACGACCCGGGGGAAGCCGCCCTGACGGTGTCCTTCCTCATCCGGGGCCCCCTGGAGGGGTGGGAGGAGCTGGAATCCGGACTGCGCGAGATGCTGGAGGCCTACCGGGCCCTGATGGGCGACCCGGCCCGCCGGATCGAGTTTCAGGTCACCCCCTTCGAAGGCATCTCCGTCGTCTCCCTCATCCGCGACACCGGCACCCTGTCGGTGGAAGAGATCGGCATGGCCATCGAGGTGCTGCATGACCGGTACGACACCGCCCTGCTAGCCGATCCCCACGACCTCATGGAGGAGGAGCTGGTGCTGCAGGAGGAGACCATCCAGGCCGGCTTGGAGGCCTTGCGCATGGGCACCGAGCGCAACCTCATCGCGCTGCGCGAGGAGGGCCGGGTGGTGGTGTTTAATACCTGA